One Silene latifolia isolate original U9 population chromosome 4, ASM4854445v1, whole genome shotgun sequence DNA segment encodes these proteins:
- the LOC141653516 gene encoding protein transport protein SEC16B homolog — protein sequence MASNPPFELEDQTDEDFFDKLVDDDDDDGVVSGSGVGVGVVKAFTNLSVSVVDLGNVGLATEVGSSVEENGGLESVDAVEEQVFDREVSSSLPLSGSFSFDNGLLEEDKVRVLEEEKGVAEESSGSPGGVKQVQWSAFAGSDDHDSGGFGSFNDFLTDFGQGEVENVQSNGSGMFGNETIVNAATGNVHGHAEQIANAATGNAHGHTEQIANGMDPNSVGYYETQYPGWKFDPNAGQWYQLDVNGGNATGQESLGSSDGNMQGNFGTTKESQWAVSDVNSSQGIYSQQNAQTTVKTVSQVSTGTTEHVSDWNSTSQQNWGYQYPAHMVFDPQYPGWYYDTLAQEWCSLDAYHSSSQSKELTYNQQNQDGVSAATYFDGGNGQVINGSNELQVPSNESLNVNQNYATFVGQYNQQGSNDRQSNSESDGSYSVGQSWPNCDSNVYNNSQVSPQAFPNSRETVPSYNKTNQSLDSSTWAGSTGNGLQPLSHATQLMQNGAVQYSTEFYGNQNAFKVSQPVYPNGHNASYTPSETSSLTGRPPHALVSFGFGGKILVMKDTTTAGFSLHGSKGDEGNSISILNLMEVVGVNRGPSDTAACTSSYFQSLCHQSFPGPLVGGNTGSRELNRWIDERIANYESRSGSDGKSEAPKLLLSLLKISCQHYGKLRSFGADAGLKDDDLPESAVASLFASAKRNSNQFSQHSAITSCLMTLPSEAHIQATASEVQHLLISGKKREALQRAQEGQFWGFALILARELGDQFYADTVKQMAVSQLVTGSPLRTLCLLIAKKPEEVFSIPAGNLPDAAAMSQQTAQSAGFSMLANWEENLAVITANRTENDNLVIIHLGDCLWKERNDVTAAHICYLIAEADFELYSDTSRLCLIGADHWNFPRTYASPEAIQRTELFEYAKVTGNSQFVLLPLQSYKLIYAHMLAEVGRVSDSLKYCQAVHKALKTARSPEVDMLKQLLSSLEERIRAHQQSGYAANLAPAKIVGKLLNLFDSTAHRVVGGLPPPVPSTTLSNGQQYQSPGSKVRSSQSTMVMSSLMPSAATEPTSQWAGDGNKMTMQNRSISEPDMGRSPRPDQVDNSNEATSSSANSKNSGSTGTSRFGRFNFGAQILQKTVGLVLKPRQGRQAKLGDTNKFYYDEKLKRWVEEGAEPPAEEPALAPPPTTTAFQIEKSDNYPRNAFSDGVNSSGGSPEPASLTPPGSSFGIPAIPQSSNQFSARGRMGVRSRYVDTFNKGGGTPTNVFQTPSIPSAQPAGFSSAKFFIPAATSQNQGNDVSESENQNASISANDPFQNLAPSPGGTMQRFPSVGNIPNKGAMRSGFSPEGPHSRRTASWSDIHSDKHSLAAEVKASPLSFMPSNHSSGSLHNSGGSLGDDLHEVEL from the exons ATGGCGTCGAATCCTCCGTTCGAGTTGGAGGATCAGACGGATGAGGATTTCTTTGATAAGCttgtggatgatgatgatgatgatggcgtTGTTAGTGGCAgtggtgttggggttggtgtagTGAAAGCATTCACGAATTTGAGTGTAAGTGTGGTTGATCTTGGAAATGTGGGTTTGGCGACGGAGGTGGGGTCAAGTGTTGAGGAGAATGGCGGTTTGGAGAGTGTGGATGCGGTAGAGGAACAGGTTTTTGATCGAGAGGTGAGTTCTTCATTGCCATTGTCGGGATCATTTTCTTTTGACAATGGATTGCTGGAGGAAGATAAGGTTAGGGTTTTAGAGGAAGAGAAGGGTGTAGCAGAGGAGAGTAGTGGCTCGCCTGGTGGTGTGAAGCAGGTTCAGTGGAGCGCTTTTGCTGGTTCAGATGATCATGATAGTGGTGGGTTTGGGTCGTTCAATGATTTTCTTACAGACTTTGGACAAGGGGAAGTAGAGAATGTTCAAAGCAATGGTAGTGGTATGTTTGGAAATGAAACAATTGTCAATGCAGCTACTGGAAACGTTCATGGTCATGCCGAACAAATCGCCAATGCAGCTACTGGAAATGCTCATGGTCATACCGAACAAATAGCCAATGGTATGGACCCTAATAGCGTGGGGTATTATGAAACGCAATACCCGGGGTGGAAATTTGATCCTAACGCTGGGCAATGGTATCAGTTAGATGTTAACGGTGGAAATGCTACTGGACAGGAGAGTTTGGGATCCAGTGACGGAAATATGCAGGGAAACTTTGGTACGACTAAAGAAAGTCAATGGGCTGTTTCCGATGTAAATTCATCACAGGGTATATATTCTCAGCAAAATGCCCAAACTACTGTCAAAACTGTAAGTCAGGTAAGTACTGGTACAACGGAGCATGTGTCTGATTGGAATAGTACTTCGCAGCAGAATTGGGGATATCAGTATCCAGCTCATATGGTTTTTGATCCCCAGTACCCTGGTTGGTATTATGATACATTAGCGCAAGAGTGGTGTTCGTTGGACGCATATCATTCATCAAGTCAGTCAAAAGAGCTGACATATAATCAGCAGAATCAAGATGGTGTGTCGGCAGCAACTTATTTTGATGGTGGTAATGGTCAGGTCATCAATGGTAGTAATGAGCTTCAAGTTCCTAGCAATGAAAGCCTGAATGTAAATCAGAATTATGCCACATTCGTAGGACAGTATAATCAACAGGGTTCAAATGATAGGCAGTCTAATAGTGAGTCTGATGGCAGTTATAGTGTGGGTCAGTCATGGCCTAATTGTGATTCTAATGTCTACAATAATAGCCAAGTGAGCCCACAGGCGTTTCCCAATTCTAGGGAAACCGTACCATCATAcaataaaacaaaccaaagtttgGATAGTTCAACCTGGGCTGGTTCTACCGGCAATGGTTTGCAGCCTCTTAGCCATGCTACACAGTTAATGCAAAATGGCGCAGTTCAGTATTCGACTGAATTTTATGGTAATCAAAACGCATTTAAGGTATCCCAACCCGTATATCCCAATGGCCATAATGCCTCTTATACACCGAGTGAGACAAGTTCACTTACAGGACGTCCTCCTCACGCTTTAGTCTCATTTGGGTTTGGAGGAAAGATTTTAGTAATGAAAGATACGACCACTGCTGGTTTCTCACTGCATGGAAGCAAG GGTGATGAGGGAAACTCTATCTCGATTCTTAACTTGATGGAAGTTGTAGGTGTGAATCGCGGTCCATCAGATACCGCTGCATGTACTTCTAGCTATTTCCAATCTTTATGTCACCAATCGTTCCCTGGTCCTTTAGTTGGTGGAAATACGGGAAGTAGAGAGCTAAATAGATGGATCGATGAAAGGATCGCTAATTATGAATCAAGGAGTGGTAGTGATGGTAAAAGTGAAGCTCCTAAACTGCTTCTTTCCTTGCTAAAAATTTCGTGCCAACACTATGGAAAGCTTCGATCCTTTGGTGCAGATGCGGGATTAAAG GACGATGACCTTCCAGAGTCAGCGGTTGCCAGTCTTTTTGCCTCTGCCAAGAGGAACAGTAACCAGTTTAGCCAGCACAGTGCCATCACAAGTTGTTTGATGACCTTGCCATCTGAAGCACACATTCAG GCAACTGCTTCTGAGGTACAACACCTTCTCATTTCTGGTAAAAAGAGAGAGGCTTTACAGCGTGCTCAAGAAGGTCAATTCTGGGGATTTGCACTAATTCTTGCCCGAGAACTTGGCGACCAG TTTTATGCTGATACTGTGAAGCAGATGGCAGTCAGCCAATTAGTGACCGGTTCTCCTTTGAGAACCTTGTGCCTTTTAATAGCAAAGAAACCGGAAGAGGTCTTTTCCATACCTGCTGGTAATCTTCCTGATGCAGCGGCCATGTCACAACAGACTGCGCAG AGTGCAGGGTTTAGCATGCTGGCCAACTGGGAGGAGAACTTGGCTGTAATAACTGCAAACAGAACTGAGAATGATAATCTAGTGATCATCCACTTAGGAGATTGCCTATGGAAGGAAAGAAATGAT GTCACTGCTGCACATATCTGCTACTTGATTGCAGAGGCTGATTTTGAGTTATATTCAGACACTTCAAGATTGTGTCTTATTGGCGCAGACCACTGGAATTTTCCTAGGACATATGCTAGTCCGGAGGCTATTCAG AGAACAGAGCTGTTTGAGTATGCAAAGGTTACTGGGAATTCCCAGTTTGTTCTGCTTCCCCTTCAATCATATAAACTCATCTATGCACATATGCTAGCAGAAGTTGGAAGGGTGTCCGATTCATTAAA GTACTGCCAAGCTGTTCACAAAGCTTTGAAAACTGCGAGATCACCTGAGGTGGACATGTTGAAACAGTTGTTATCATCTCTTGAAGAGCGGATTCGGGCCCACCAACAG AGTGGATATGCGGCTAACTTAGCTCCAGCGAAGATAGTAGGCAAATTGCTTAATCTATTTGATAGTACAGCTCATCGtgttgttgggggactgcctccACCTGTTCCATCGACTACGCTGAGCAATGGACAACAATATCAATCGCCAGGCTCTAAGGTAAGAAGCAGTCAGTCGACCATGGTTATGTCCTCATTGATGCCATCAGCAGCCACGGAGCCAACAAGCCAATGGGCTGGAGATGgaaataaaatgacaatgcaaaaTAGAAGCATTTCAGAGCCAGATATGGGTAGATCACCAAGGCCG GATCAAGTGGATAACTCGAATGAAGCAACTTCTTCCAGTGCAAACAGTAAAAATTCTGGCTCAACTGGAACATCGCGCTTTGGTCGTTTTAACTTTGGTGCCCAGATATTGCAAAAGACTGTTGGATTGGTCTTGAAGCCTCGTCAAGGCCGCCAG GCTAAATTGGGAGACACCAATAAGTTCTATTACGATGAAAAGCTAAAGAGATGGGTAGAGGAGGGTGCAGAACCACCGGCTGAAGAACCAGCACTTGCACCACCTCCGACAACAACAGCCTTCCAAATTGAGAAATCTGATAACTATCCAAGGAATGCATTTAGTGATGGGGTCAATTCAAGTGGTGGTAGTCCCGAGCCTGCTAGTTTAACTCCTCCTGGAAGTAGTTTTGGGATCCCAGCCATTCCACAAAGTTCGAATCAGTTTTCAGCGCGTGGCCGGATGGGTGTACGGTCAAG GTATGTGGATACTTTCAACAAAGGTGGTGGCACGCCCACAAATGTGTTCCAAACACCCTCAATTCCATCAGCTCAGCCTGCTGGTTTTTCGAGTGCCAAGTTTTTCATTCCCGCTGCAACTTCACAAAACCAAGGAAATGATGTTTCCGAAAGTGAAAATCAGAACGCTTCCATATCCGCAAACGACCCCTTCCAAAACCTAGCACCTTCACCCGGTGGGACTATGCAGAGGTTCCCGAGTGTTGGTAACATTCCAAACAAGGGGGCAATGAGAAGCGGGTTTAGCCCCGAAGGGCCTCACTCGCGTCGTACAGCTTCATGGAGTGATATCCATAGTGATAAGCACTCTTTGGCAGCCGAGGTAAAAGCTTCTCCACTTTCATTTATGCCTAGTAACCATTCGTCAGGTAGTCTACACAATAGTGGAGGCAGTTTGGGAGATGATCTCCATGAAGTTGAACTTTGA